One window of Alphaproteobacteria bacterium genomic DNA carries:
- a CDS encoding conjugal transfer protein TraH, which produces MRKFLLLLLFSTLISSSSSADVTGDLSNFFNKLGSSSNISRAGAYEDQTAGYYTGGNLFLRNQIHTSQLGTIQLPDYKAGCGGIDMFMGAFSHLSSERLLEALKSIGSNMASYALLLAIETMSPQVKNIMTELNDLVQKINQSNINSCEIAATTLGSVWPKSNEAQGHLCKMIGTEGKYGGFSDYAAARQGCGASGKRDSVIGSASEDPRFKSMLGVDFNLAWKAIQENAFLQSDKKLAEFFMSVSGTIISKNHTLQTKVSLADKDSFLSALLHGGEVRVYTCVDADKCLDLRERVMSIEHDESLLEKVRKILLSIQNKIYEDEALSLPEIAFLNSTRLPFYKIINVSTAYRRGASPVDIMDYAELGAIDIIFQYLSEIIDVINESTDHIRLVQVDDVQLNRFQKSLNEARKRIIDRRTGSFQEIEKIISIVRKTELLEKNIMSQVGALSEEGI; this is translated from the coding sequence ATGAGAAAATTTCTCCTCCTTCTTCTTTTCAGTACGCTCATAAGCTCATCGTCTTCCGCTGATGTTACTGGAGATCTCTCAAATTTCTTTAACAAACTGGGTAGTTCTTCTAACATTTCCCGTGCTGGCGCTTACGAAGATCAAACGGCAGGATACTATACAGGTGGAAATCTCTTTCTGCGCAATCAAATCCATACCTCTCAGCTCGGCACCATTCAACTCCCTGATTATAAAGCTGGCTGTGGAGGGATTGATATGTTTATGGGAGCTTTCTCTCATCTTAGCTCAGAACGCCTTCTAGAGGCCTTAAAATCCATTGGATCAAACATGGCAAGTTATGCCCTACTCCTTGCCATTGAGACCATGTCTCCACAGGTCAAAAATATCATGACTGAGCTCAATGATCTCGTTCAAAAAATAAACCAATCCAATATCAATTCCTGCGAGATTGCTGCGACCACACTCGGTTCCGTGTGGCCAAAATCAAATGAAGCACAGGGTCACCTCTGCAAGATGATTGGGACGGAAGGAAAATATGGTGGTTTTTCTGACTATGCGGCCGCACGCCAAGGATGTGGTGCTTCCGGAAAAAGAGACAGTGTTATTGGATCTGCAAGCGAAGATCCCCGTTTTAAAAGTATGCTTGGAGTCGATTTTAATCTTGCTTGGAAAGCCATCCAGGAAAACGCCTTCCTGCAATCCGATAAAAAACTTGCTGAGTTCTTTATGTCGGTTTCTGGCACAATTATCTCTAAAAATCATACCCTTCAAACGAAAGTCTCCCTTGCTGATAAAGACTCTTTTTTATCAGCACTTCTCCATGGAGGAGAAGTAAGAGTCTATACCTGCGTTGATGCGGATAAATGCTTGGATCTTCGTGAACGAGTTATGAGCATCGAACATGATGAGTCTCTCCTTGAAAAAGTTAGAAAAATACTCCTCAGCATTCAAAACAAAATTTATGAGGATGAAGCTCTCTCACTTCCTGAAATTGCGTTCCTAAATTCAACACGTTTGCCGTTTTACAAAATCATTAATGTCTCAACTGCGTATAGAAGAGGTGCATCACCTGTTGATATTATGGACTATGCGGAACTTGGAGCCATTGACATCATCTTCCAATATTTAAGTGAGATTATAGACGTCATTAATGAAAGTACCGACCACATAAGGCTTGTGCAGGTAGATGATGTGCAACTCAACCGATTCCAAAAATCTCTAAATGAGGCAAGAAAACGCATTATTGATCGACGTACAGGAAGTTTCCAAGAGATAGAAAAAATCATAAGCATTGTTCGAAAAACAGAACTTCTTGAGAAAAATATCATGTCTCAAGTAGGAGCTTTAAGTGAGGAAGGAATTTAA
- the traF gene encoding type-F conjugative transfer system pilin assembly protein TraF has product MRFLFLVTLFSCSALDLHASFYNLKAEGWHWYEHKTPDTKPQRRMKKVKDSSVHLLKAFQERLENLKATAVINPTFENVKSYMEIQRVLLERASKFSETWLQVLFTTPHLDYSLKHPTSQVGRHVYLEEEQKKLELQIHALSKTHGLFFIFKGTCPYAQKFAPIVKVFSKKYGWSVIAISVDGLPLPEFKNPRKKYGILKALQIKHTPTLLAIEPKTNKIYPLNIGTQDQIEERIRLLILKESL; this is encoded by the coding sequence ATGAGGTTTTTATTCCTAGTCACTTTATTTTCGTGCTCAGCACTGGATCTACACGCCTCTTTTTATAACCTCAAGGCAGAAGGATGGCACTGGTACGAACATAAAACACCAGATACTAAACCTCAAAGGAGAATGAAGAAAGTTAAAGACAGTTCTGTTCATCTTTTGAAGGCGTTTCAAGAAAGATTGGAAAATCTGAAGGCAACGGCTGTTATAAACCCAACCTTTGAGAACGTCAAATCTTACATGGAAATACAACGTGTGCTTCTCGAGCGCGCCAGCAAGTTTTCAGAAACTTGGCTCCAAGTGCTCTTTACAACACCTCACCTCGATTATTCCCTAAAACATCCAACGTCCCAGGTAGGGCGTCACGTATACCTCGAAGAAGAGCAGAAAAAACTAGAATTACAGATTCATGCTCTTTCCAAAACACACGGCCTCTTTTTTATCTTTAAAGGCACGTGCCCCTATGCCCAGAAATTTGCCCCAATTGTGAAAGTATTCTCCAAAAAATACGGTTGGTCTGTGATTGCAATATCAGTAGATGGCTTGCCTCTGCCTGAATTTAAAAATCCCCGTAAAAAATACGGTATTTTGAAAGCCCTACAAATTAAACACACTCCGACACTCCTCGCCATCGAGCCAAAAACCAACAAAATCTATCCATTAAATATCGGAACGCAAGACCAAATAGAGGAACGTATTCGCCTTCTTATCCTAAAGGAATCTCTATGA